From a region of the Salinispira pacifica genome:
- a CDS encoding lysophospholipid acyltransferase family protein yields MHQKRKTRAYRWFHGILKLSFGNFLKWRYRLEAVGLADLESVPGPWLVLPNHVMTWDPVLISLFIREPVYFIASDANFRNPVASWWLRRLGAIPTSKQATDLTTVKQMLSLLKQGRHVGLFPEGERTWDGVTLPIIPATAKLVRLARRPVVVPVIKGGYLSLPRWSFKSRRGPISIEYKLAISAEELPKLSLQEIQEKIEKALFHDEHEYQNSQNLPYIAPAPAEPLQLVLFSCPECRNMNCMEGTGNLFRCRNCGFTTAFSAYGRFRPVNGYTTHFESISRWADWQNNLLREKVDEMRNGSSPETPLFHDEPVNYATGYKFKSLKHQAKGRLLLNALGIEFHPQGGRPLQFPWSEIRALNVVYQNQLEFYYRNSLQVFTFPGKDTSGYKYLAAGKHFLTPSE; encoded by the coding sequence ATGCATCAGAAACGGAAAACCCGGGCATACCGTTGGTTCCACGGAATTTTAAAGCTCAGCTTCGGCAATTTCCTTAAATGGCGCTACCGGCTTGAGGCCGTCGGGCTTGCAGATCTCGAATCTGTACCCGGTCCCTGGCTGGTGCTTCCGAACCATGTAATGACCTGGGATCCGGTGCTGATCTCCCTGTTCATCCGGGAGCCGGTGTATTTCATCGCTTCGGATGCCAATTTCCGGAATCCCGTAGCCTCCTGGTGGCTGCGGAGGCTGGGGGCCATTCCCACCTCCAAGCAGGCAACAGACCTTACCACCGTGAAGCAGATGCTGAGCCTTTTGAAACAGGGCCGTCATGTAGGGCTCTTTCCCGAAGGGGAGCGAACCTGGGACGGAGTGACACTGCCGATTATTCCCGCCACCGCCAAGCTTGTCCGCCTTGCCAGGCGTCCGGTGGTGGTTCCGGTTATCAAGGGCGGATACCTCAGCCTGCCCCGCTGGTCATTCAAAAGCCGCCGGGGACCTATCAGCATAGAATACAAGCTGGCAATATCAGCAGAAGAGCTTCCGAAACTTTCTCTGCAGGAAATTCAGGAGAAAATAGAGAAGGCTTTGTTTCACGACGAGCACGAATATCAGAACAGCCAGAATCTCCCCTATATCGCCCCCGCTCCTGCGGAACCCCTGCAACTGGTGCTGTTCAGCTGTCCCGAGTGCCGGAATATGAACTGCATGGAGGGTACAGGTAATCTTTTCCGATGCAGAAACTGCGGATTTACCACAGCTTTCAGTGCCTACGGGCGTTTCCGCCCTGTGAACGGTTATACCACGCACTTCGAATCCATTTCCCGCTGGGCCGACTGGCAGAATAATCTGCTCCGGGAGAAAGTTGATGAAATGCGAAACGGCAGCTCCCCGGAGACCCCCCTTTTTCATGATGAACCGGTGAACTACGCCACAGGATACAAATTCAAGTCTCTCAAACACCAGGCGAAGGGCCGCCTTCTGCTGAACGCATTAGGCATTGAGTTCCACCCTCAGGGAGGCCGGCCGCTACAGTTCCCCTGGAGTGAAATCCGGGCGCTGAATGTAGTGTATCAGAATCAGCTGGAATTTTACTACCGGAACAGCCTGCAGGTGTTCACATTTCCCGGTAAGGATACCTCAGGATACAAATACCTTGCTGCGGGGAAGCATTTCCTTACTCCTTCGGAATGA
- a CDS encoding galactokinase encodes MELTMQQARSFIQDGLLDTQFASLYSSVEAGGEDSEVLDAQRRRYIMLLDALREIQGTDAREPRAYRLLSVPGRTELGGNHTDHNGGRVLAASVHLDIAAAAVSRTDGRVIVRSQGFDEISLNLADLNPRSEEEGSTAALIRGVASWFSQNGYAIGGFAASMHGLVPPGSGLSSSASFEVMIALIFSQLFNRGGTGTLSLALAGKYAENIHFGKPSGLMDQIACAHGGIVEIDFTNEETPEIHPLEYDFASRGYVLGIVNSGGSHADLTHEYAAVPAEMKAVARAMGAARLADVSELEFYRRLPRLRSDPAISDRALLRTMHFFRENARVDAMRRALERDRIREYLDLVRESGSSSMRFLQNLTAAGAVDEQNLAFTGGMVENRYGAGSVIRVHGGGFEGSMQFYADMEIAPELIQDLSALCGDLSVELLQIRSRGAVALTWERI; translated from the coding sequence ATGGAATTAACAATGCAGCAGGCCCGGAGCTTCATTCAGGATGGCTTACTGGATACTCAGTTTGCATCCCTGTATTCCTCTGTAGAAGCCGGCGGGGAGGATTCCGAAGTTCTGGACGCCCAGCGCCGGCGCTACATCATGCTTCTGGACGCCCTCCGTGAAATACAGGGTACGGATGCCCGGGAACCCCGGGCGTACCGTCTCCTGTCGGTGCCCGGGCGCACGGAACTGGGGGGAAATCACACAGACCATAACGGGGGACGGGTCCTGGCTGCATCGGTGCACCTGGATATTGCCGCTGCGGCAGTATCCCGTACAGACGGCCGAGTGATTGTCCGCTCCCAGGGCTTCGACGAAATCAGCCTGAATCTGGCAGATCTGAATCCCCGCAGCGAAGAAGAGGGGAGCACCGCTGCCCTCATCCGGGGTGTGGCATCATGGTTCAGCCAGAACGGCTATGCCATCGGCGGCTTTGCCGCCTCCATGCACGGGCTGGTGCCCCCGGGGTCCGGACTCTCCTCCTCGGCCTCTTTTGAGGTGATGATCGCCCTGATCTTCAGTCAGCTGTTCAACCGCGGCGGGACAGGAACCCTTTCCCTCGCCCTGGCGGGCAAGTACGCAGAAAACATCCACTTCGGAAAACCCTCGGGACTCATGGACCAGATCGCCTGCGCACACGGCGGCATTGTGGAAATTGATTTCACCAATGAGGAAACGCCGGAAATTCATCCCCTGGAGTACGATTTCGCCTCCCGGGGCTACGTGCTGGGAATTGTGAACAGCGGCGGCAGCCATGCGGACCTCACCCACGAGTATGCCGCTGTGCCGGCAGAAATGAAGGCCGTTGCACGGGCCATGGGAGCGGCACGGCTTGCGGATGTATCCGAACTGGAATTCTACCGCCGCCTGCCCCGACTGCGGAGTGATCCGGCCATCAGTGACCGGGCTCTGCTGCGAACCATGCACTTTTTCCGGGAGAATGCCCGGGTGGATGCAATGCGCCGTGCTCTTGAACGGGATCGAATCCGGGAATACCTGGATCTGGTACGGGAGTCGGGAAGCTCATCAATGCGCTTCCTGCAGAATCTTACCGCCGCCGGGGCGGTGGATGAGCAGAACCTGGCCTTCACCGGAGGCATGGTTGAGAACCGCTATGGCGCCGGCTCAGTAATCCGCGTGCACGGAGGCGGATTTGAGGGGAGCATGCAGTTTTATGCTGATATGGAAATTGCCCCGGAACTCATCCAGGATTTATCGGCCCTCTGCGGAGATCTCAGCGTGGAACTGCTGCAGATCCGATCACGGGGTGCAGTTGCACTGACCTGGGAGCGCATCTGA